In the Brachyhypopomus gauderio isolate BG-103 chromosome 4, BGAUD_0.2, whole genome shotgun sequence genome, one interval contains:
- the tnfaip6 gene encoding tumor necrosis factor-inducible gene 6 protein: protein MIAMHILFVTLTLGFVLKETRAWGYKNGVLHNSIWLEQAAGVYHRESRKGRYQLTYKEAIAVCKFEGGTLATYDQLEAARKIGFHVCSAGWFHKGRVGYPIVKPGVNCGFGKVGIVDYGYRLNKSERWDVYCYNPNSKECGGVHTDPIKVLQSPGFPEEYPDDQICYWHIRLLYGQRIRLHFLEFDVEDDTDCLSDYLEIYDSYDDIMGFAGRYCGYELPDDFLSTGNVMTLKFRSDSSVSAGGFQLQYIAVDDSVHNNDTDIYV, encoded by the exons ATGATAGCCATGCACATTTTATTCGTCACTCTTACTTTAGGATTCGTGCTGAAGGAAACTCGCGCTTGGGGTTACAAGAATGGAGTACTTCACAACTCCATCTGGCTTG AACAGGCAGCGGGGGTTTACCACAGGGAGTCTCGTAAAGGGAGATACCAGCTGACATATAAGGAGGCCATAGCTGTTTGCAAATTTGAGGGAGGAACACTGGCCACTTATGATCAGCTGGAGGCTGCCCGAAAAATAG GTTTCCATGTGTGTTCAGCTGGATGGTTCCACAAAGGCCGTGTGGGATATCCCATTGTCAAACCTGGTGTCAACTGTGGTTTTGGGAAGGTTGGAATCGTCGATTATGGTTACCGGCTAAATAAAAGTGAACGATGGGATGTTTATTGCTACAACCCTAACT CAaaggagtgtggtggtgtgcaTACAGACCCGATAAAGGTTTTACAGTCCCCCGGTTTTCCAGAGGAGTACCCTGACGATCAGATCTGCTACTGGCACATCCGTCTGCTCTATGGCCAGAGGATCCGACTGCATTTCCTTGAGTTCGATGTAGAAGATGACACAGACTGCCTCAGTGATTACCTGGAGATCTATGACAGCTACGATGACATCATGGGGTTTGCTGGACG GTACTGTGGGTATGAACTGCCTGATGACTTTTTAAGCACAG GTAATGTCATGACACTGAAGTTCCGCTCAGATTCCTCTGTGTCTGCAGGAGGATTTCAGCTGCAGTACATAGCTGTAGATGACTCTGTGCACAACAACGACACAGACATTTATGTTTGA